A genomic window from Streptococcus sanguinis includes:
- a CDS encoding NAD kinase, protein MTVWEIVMIQMKNTDKKIAIIRNRKRQSEQVYQDLKQKLKQNGFILTPKNPDIVISVGGDGMLLSAFHMYEEQLDRVRFVGVHTGHLGFYTDYRDFELDKLVENLKLDSGAQVSYPILNVKITFENGDTRIIRALNEATIKRSDRTMVADVIINRVHFERFRGDGISVSTPTGSTAYNKSLGGAVLHPTIEALQVTEIASLNNRVYRTLGSSVIVPKKDKIELVPTRSDYHTIAVDNQTFSFKNIVRIEYQIDNHKIHFVASPSHTSFWNRVRDSFIGECKE, encoded by the coding sequence ATGACGGTGTGGGAAATAGTGATGATACAGATGAAGAATACAGATAAAAAAATAGCGATTATCCGCAATCGGAAAAGACAGAGCGAACAAGTTTATCAGGATTTGAAGCAAAAGCTGAAACAGAACGGCTTTATTTTAACCCCTAAGAATCCCGACATCGTGATTTCGGTGGGTGGTGACGGCATGTTGCTATCGGCTTTTCATATGTATGAAGAACAGCTGGATCGGGTTCGCTTTGTTGGTGTGCATACAGGCCATCTCGGCTTCTATACGGACTACCGTGATTTTGAACTAGATAAGTTGGTAGAAAATCTCAAATTAGACTCTGGTGCTCAGGTTTCCTATCCAATTTTAAATGTCAAAATTACTTTTGAAAATGGTGATACACGCATCATTCGTGCTTTGAACGAAGCAACAATCAAGCGCTCTGATCGGACTATGGTAGCCGATGTCATTATCAATCGGGTTCATTTCGAGCGTTTCCGAGGAGATGGGATTTCTGTTTCAACTCCGACGGGCAGTACAGCCTATAATAAATCTCTGGGTGGAGCGGTATTGCATCCGACGATTGAAGCCTTGCAAGTGACAGAAATTGCCAGTCTCAACAATCGGGTTTATCGGACGTTGGGTTCGTCTGTCATTGTTCCAAAAAAAGACAAGATTGAGTTAGTGCCGACCCGCAGTGACTATCACACTATCGCAGTTGATAATCAGACTTTCTCTTTCAAAAATATTGTCCGTATTGAGTATCAGATTGACAATCATAAGATACATTTTGTGGCTTCACCAAGCCATACCAGCTTTTGGAATCGTGTCAGAGACTCCTTTATTGGAGAGTGCAAGGAATGA